A genomic segment from Halomonas sp. GD1P12 encodes:
- a CDS encoding sterol desaturase family protein, producing MHVLLNTLIVVLTVACMEVVATLAHKYIMHGFGWGWHRSHHEPRTGWFERNDLYAVVFALLAIVLIAYGTAGAWPLQWIGAGMTAYGVIYFVLHDGLVHKRWPFSLIPRRGYMKRLYKAHRLHHAVKGRHGGVSFGFIYAPPVETLEATLRRRKAASAGAAKGSSSEASSSAERENPAR from the coding sequence ATGCACGTGCTGCTCAATACGCTGATCGTGGTGCTCACCGTCGCCTGCATGGAAGTGGTGGCCACACTCGCCCACAAGTACATCATGCACGGCTTTGGCTGGGGCTGGCACCGCTCGCACCACGAGCCGCGCACCGGCTGGTTCGAGCGCAACGACCTTTACGCGGTCGTCTTCGCGCTACTCGCCATCGTGCTGATCGCCTACGGCACCGCCGGCGCGTGGCCGCTGCAGTGGATCGGTGCCGGCATGACCGCCTACGGGGTGATCTACTTCGTGCTTCACGACGGCCTCGTGCATAAGCGCTGGCCGTTCAGCCTGATTCCCCGGCGCGGCTACATGAAGCGTCTTTACAAGGCTCATCGGCTGCATCACGCGGTGAAGGGCCGCCACGGTGGCGTGTCGTTTGGCTTCATCTATGCCCCGCCGGTGGAGACGCTCGAGGCCACGCTGCGACGCCGTAAGGCCGCTAGCGCGGGCGCTGCCAAAGGCTCATCGAGCGAGGCGTCGAGCTCCGCCGAGCGCGAGAACCCAGCGCGCTAG
- a CDS encoding glycosyltransferase codes for MSHFAIVAPALYSHVKALEALGAGLIARGHRVTFVHQADARPLVSEPGIGFFAVGQQSHPEGRMARTLERLASPSGAGLFAMIRDLAETTDMLCRELPAAFEALGIDGVIADQMEPAGALVAEGLGLPFVSVACALPVNREAGLPLPVMPFRLAESERARGMYATSERIYDQMMGRHAKVVERHAHAFGLSPRRGLHECLSPLAQISQTPLAFDFPRTALPDTFHAVGPLRLPNAGARHQPLEALALPKRFVFASLGTLQGHRFGLFKKIARACRRQGKALLIAHCGKLNDAQEAALVRAGATAAVGFVDQREALARSEAVITHGGLNTVVDAIDTTTPMLVVPLAFDQPGVAARVLYHGLGERAFNFSRPATLAQKLARLDAFDYRERLTALQAPLRAAGGADKAAAIAEQALTTHRPVYTESAHEAVV; via the coding sequence ATGAGCCACTTCGCCATCGTGGCCCCGGCGCTTTACAGCCACGTCAAGGCGCTTGAGGCGCTTGGTGCCGGCCTGATCGCCCGCGGCCACCGGGTCACGTTCGTTCATCAGGCCGACGCTCGGCCGCTGGTCAGCGAGCCGGGCATCGGCTTTTTCGCCGTCGGTCAACAAAGCCACCCCGAAGGGCGCATGGCGCGCACGCTCGAGCGGCTGGCAAGCCCTTCCGGCGCCGGGCTCTTCGCCATGATTCGCGATTTGGCCGAGACCACTGACATGCTCTGCCGCGAGCTGCCCGCCGCCTTTGAGGCGCTCGGCATCGACGGCGTGATCGCCGATCAGATGGAGCCCGCAGGCGCCCTGGTCGCCGAGGGGCTCGGTTTGCCGTTCGTGTCGGTGGCTTGCGCGCTGCCGGTCAACCGCGAGGCGGGCCTTCCGCTGCCGGTGATGCCGTTTCGCCTGGCAGAGTCTGAGCGAGCCCGCGGCATGTACGCCACCAGCGAGCGCATTTACGATCAAATGATGGGCCGCCACGCGAAGGTCGTCGAGCGCCACGCCCACGCCTTCGGGCTGTCGCCGCGCCGCGGGCTTCACGAGTGCCTGTCACCGCTTGCCCAGATCAGCCAGACGCCGCTCGCCTTCGATTTCCCCCGTACCGCGCTTCCCGACACCTTCCACGCCGTCGGCCCGCTGCGCCTGCCAAACGCCGGCGCCCGCCACCAACCCCTGGAGGCGCTGGCGCTTCCAAAGCGCTTCGTGTTCGCCTCGCTCGGCACGCTGCAGGGCCACCGCTTTGGACTGTTCAAGAAGATCGCCCGCGCGTGCCGCCGTCAGGGCAAGGCGCTGTTGATCGCTCACTGTGGCAAGCTGAATGACGCGCAGGAAGCGGCGCTTGTGCGCGCTGGGGCCACCGCGGCGGTCGGTTTCGTCGACCAGCGCGAAGCGCTTGCCCGCAGTGAGGCGGTCATCACCCACGGCGGGCTCAACACCGTGGTCGATGCCATCGACACCACCACGCCGATGCTGGTCGTGCCGCTGGCCTTCGACCAGCCAGGCGTGGCGGCGCGGGTGCTGTATCACGGCCTTGGCGAGCGCGCCTTCAACTTCTCGCGCCCGGCGACACTTGCGCAAAAGCTCGCCCGGCTCGACGCGTTTGATTATCGTGAACGGCTCACCGCGCTTCAGGCGCCGCTTCGCGCCGCCGGCGGGGCTGACAAAGCCGCCGCCATCGCCGAGCAGGCGCTGACCACGCACCGCCCGGTTTACACGGAGAGCGCCCATGAAGCAGTCGTATGA
- a CDS encoding YtfJ family protein translates to MRNRFISTAAGLTAAALWVATALTPAFAFETGEPPAPVRVADRGEVVLDEGALRYQVWDTSALAGSVGVVLHVAGRLSAKDLNAPIIEAIEAARFPDERFQTTTIVNTDDAVFGSAMFVRKSVEGSKRDVPEVQFVVDDQSAVQSAWNLERGGSAVIVHDAAGRVRFAKDGPLTLYEVNHVMDLLHAMLDSSEPEPGRFDAHVLGQNGQ, encoded by the coding sequence ATGCGAAACCGCTTCATCTCAACCGCGGCCGGGCTGACCGCCGCCGCGCTCTGGGTCGCGACAGCGCTCACCCCCGCCTTCGCCTTCGAGACCGGCGAGCCCCCGGCGCCGGTGCGCGTGGCGGACCGCGGGGAAGTGGTGCTCGACGAGGGCGCGCTTCGCTACCAGGTTTGGGACACCAGCGCGCTGGCCGGAAGCGTCGGCGTGGTGCTGCACGTCGCCGGCAGGCTCTCGGCCAAGGACCTGAACGCGCCGATCATTGAGGCGATCGAGGCCGCCCGGTTTCCCGACGAGCGCTTTCAGACCACCACCATCGTCAACACCGACGATGCGGTCTTCGGGAGCGCGATGTTCGTGCGCAAAAGCGTCGAGGGCAGCAAGCGCGACGTCCCCGAGGTGCAGTTCGTGGTGGACGACCAGAGCGCGGTACAGAGCGCCTGGAATCTCGAGCGGGGCGGCTCGGCGGTCATCGTCCACGACGCCGCCGGGCGCGTGCGTTTTGCCAAGGACGGGCCGCTGACGCTCTATGAGGTCAACCACGTCATGGACCTTCTCCACGCGATGCTCGACTCAAGCGAGCCCGAGCCGGGCAGATTCGACGCCCATGTGCTCGGCCAGAACGGACAGTGA
- the mltF gene encoding membrane-bound lytic murein transglycosylase MltF, which produces MPTLYCRHFLAHYRLYWAVISIVWLTLVPAGAGKTPHEHLDRVLEKDFITAHTRTTPTTYFEGRQGPTGFEYELLHRFAEYLGVSLNLDARHSPDEVLDAVRGQGDIGAAALPLSPNTPGLHYTRPIIDMQPLVVYRRGLYAINGPADLEGLTVGTLSASGTEQMLETLKDTLPELEWQALEGSEIAELLAMVENEELDAAVIFDHQFRVNRLFFPNVERGFAVGEPRSLVWALPAGQGLGLLEAADRFLDEQRENGALERLISRYFGHDDYLEYVGTRTFLSHLDQRLPEFAPLFKRAALETGFDWKLLAAVGYQESHWDADAVSPTGVRGVMMLTLPTASDLGVQNRRDPAQSIDGGARYLRSLMERLPEEILGDNRLYMAMAAYNVGLGHLLDARDIAQMRGGDPNLWADVREALPLLQQRRWHSQTRYGFARGGEPVIYVRNIRRYYEMLSYVERSRQQFFQLGQTGLAQTGASP; this is translated from the coding sequence ATGCCGACACTGTACTGCCGACATTTTCTCGCCCACTACCGCCTTTATTGGGCCGTCATCAGCATTGTCTGGCTGACGCTGGTCCCCGCCGGCGCCGGCAAAACGCCGCACGAGCACCTGGACCGCGTACTGGAAAAGGACTTCATCACCGCACACACCCGTACCACGCCCACGACCTACTTCGAGGGCCGCCAGGGGCCGACCGGCTTCGAATACGAGCTTCTACATCGGTTTGCCGAGTACCTGGGCGTGAGCTTGAATCTCGACGCGCGCCACTCACCAGACGAGGTGCTCGACGCGGTGCGCGGCCAGGGCGATATCGGCGCCGCCGCCCTGCCGCTTTCCCCCAATACGCCAGGGCTTCACTACACACGGCCGATCATCGACATGCAGCCGCTGGTGGTGTATCGCCGGGGGCTCTACGCCATCAACGGCCCCGCCGACCTGGAAGGGCTGACGGTAGGCACGCTCAGCGCCTCGGGCACCGAGCAGATGCTCGAAACGCTCAAGGACACGCTTCCCGAGCTCGAGTGGCAGGCGCTGGAGGGCAGCGAAATCGCCGAGCTTCTGGCGATGGTCGAAAACGAGGAGCTCGACGCTGCGGTGATTTTCGATCACCAGTTTCGCGTCAACCGCCTGTTTTTCCCCAACGTCGAGCGCGGCTTCGCCGTGGGCGAGCCGCGCTCGCTGGTCTGGGCGCTGCCCGCGGGCCAGGGGCTCGGGCTTCTGGAGGCCGCTGACCGCTTTCTGGACGAGCAGCGTGAAAACGGCGCGCTCGAGCGCCTGATTAGCCGCTACTTCGGCCACGACGACTATCTGGAGTACGTCGGCACGCGGACCTTTTTGAGCCACCTGGACCAGCGCCTGCCGGAGTTCGCGCCGCTGTTCAAACGCGCCGCCCTGGAGACCGGCTTTGACTGGAAGCTGCTGGCGGCGGTGGGCTATCAGGAGTCCCACTGGGACGCGGACGCGGTATCGCCCACCGGCGTGCGCGGGGTGATGATGCTGACCCTGCCCACGGCCAGCGACCTCGGCGTGCAAAACCGGCGCGACCCGGCGCAGAGCATCGACGGCGGCGCGCGCTATTTGAGAAGCCTCATGGAGCGCCTGCCCGAGGAGATCCTCGGCGACAACCGCCTCTACATGGCCATGGCCGCCTACAACGTGGGGCTTGGGCACCTGCTCGATGCCCGCGACATCGCCCAAATGCGCGGCGGCGACCCGAACCTGTGGGCAGACGTGCGCGAGGCGCTGCCGCTTTTACAGCAGCGCCGCTGGCACAGCCAGACCCGCTACGGCTTCGCCCGCGGCGGGGAGCCGGTAATCTACGTGCGCAACATTCGCCGCTATTACGAGATGCTGAGCTACGTCGAGCGCAGCCGCCAGCAGTTTTTCCAGCTCGGCCAGACCGGCCTTGCCCAGACCGGCGCATCGCCTTGA
- a CDS encoding polyprenyl synthetase family protein: MNADADQLTSHRDPIEALRAALERRLDERLPAAPESERVARAMREATLAPGKRIRPLLLLLTAQDLTADADTDGLLDLACAVEMIHAASLILDDIPCMDNAELRRGRPTIHRQFGESVAILAAVALLSHAYAIAAEAPGLESERRATAVSTLARAVGLQGLVEGQFLDLSEGAGARSVDAILATNDLKTSKLFSATLSLAGLAANADEHAQKALALFAEDLGQAFQLIDDLADGVMGTGKDLHQDIGKSTLVATLGERAVRERLDAHLARADTHLAAACPTGGRTRAFVQGWFHQQLAVIGAP, translated from the coding sequence ATGAATGCCGACGCCGACCAACTGACAAGCCACCGAGACCCGATCGAGGCGCTACGCGCGGCTCTGGAGCGGCGACTCGACGAGCGCCTGCCGGCGGCCCCCGAGAGCGAGCGGGTCGCCCGCGCGATGCGCGAGGCCACCCTGGCCCCGGGCAAGCGGATTCGCCCGCTGCTGCTGCTGCTGACCGCCCAGGACCTGACGGCCGACGCCGACACCGACGGCCTGCTCGATCTCGCCTGCGCGGTGGAGATGATCCACGCGGCGTCCCTGATTCTCGACGACATTCCCTGCATGGATAACGCCGAGCTTCGCCGCGGCCGCCCCACCATTCATCGCCAGTTCGGTGAAAGCGTCGCCATTCTGGCGGCGGTGGCGCTGTTGAGCCACGCCTACGCCATCGCCGCCGAGGCGCCCGGGCTTGAAAGCGAACGCCGCGCGACGGCGGTCTCGACGCTTGCTCGCGCGGTGGGCCTTCAGGGGCTGGTCGAGGGACAGTTTCTGGATTTGAGCGAAGGCGCCGGCGCGCGCAGCGTCGATGCGATTCTCGCCACCAACGACCTCAAGACCAGCAAGCTCTTTAGCGCCACGCTGTCACTGGCAGGCCTGGCGGCCAACGCCGACGAGCACGCCCAAAAGGCGCTTGCGCTGTTCGCCGAAGATCTCGGTCAGGCCTTTCAATTGATCGACGATTTGGCCGACGGTGTGATGGGCACCGGCAAGGATCTTCATCAGGACATCGGCAAGTCGACGCTGGTGGCAACGCTTGGCGAGCGCGCCGTGCGCGAGCGCCTGGACGCTCACCTGGCCCGCGCCGACACGCACCTGGCCGCCGCCTGCCCCACGGGCGGGCGCACCCGCGCCTTCGTGCAGGGCTGGTTTCACCAGCAGCTCGCCGTGATCGGCGCGCCTTGA
- the tadA gene encoding tRNA adenosine(34) deaminase TadA gives MRSDEFYMYRALDQAHRAAAAGEVPVGAVVVDPQGEIIGAAHNAPVESRDPSAHAEIRALRAAGEALGNYRLDGCTLYVTLEPCMMCAGAMVHARIQRLVYAAAEPRTGMVESKANLLAQPWFNHRVEVEAGVLAGASKKLLKAFFAERR, from the coding sequence ATGCGCAGCGACGAATTTTACATGTACCGGGCGTTGGATCAGGCGCACCGGGCGGCCGCCGCCGGCGAGGTGCCGGTAGGCGCGGTGGTGGTCGACCCACAAGGCGAGATCATCGGGGCCGCCCACAACGCCCCGGTCGAAAGCCGTGACCCCAGCGCCCACGCGGAAATTCGCGCGCTGCGCGCGGCAGGCGAGGCGCTTGGCAACTATCGCCTTGACGGCTGCACCCTGTATGTCACATTGGAGCCCTGTATGATGTGCGCCGGCGCCATGGTCCACGCGCGCATCCAAAGGCTGGTCTACGCCGCCGCCGAGCCGCGCACCGGCATGGTCGAATCGAAGGCCAACCTGCTCGCTCAGCCCTGGTTCAATCACCGCGTCGAGGTCGAGGCGGGCGTATTGGCCGGCGCTTCGAAAAAGCTCCTGAAGGCGTTCTTTGCAGAGCGCCGCTAA
- the crtB gene encoding 15-cis-phytoene synthase CrtB, translating to MSEALLDHATVTMAAGSKSFASASKLFDPATRRAALMLYAWCRHCDDVIDDQTLGFYNAPSEGEQKAQSEARLAELKAQTARAFKGEPMEEPAFAAFQEVALTHDIPPSQAFDHLEGYAMDVRDERYETLDDTLRYCYHVAGVVGLMMARVMGVRDEAVLDRACDLGLGFQLTNIARDIVEDAEAGRCYAPGEWLREEGLSAEDILDPSQREALARVSKRLIAAAEPYYASARIGIERLPLRSAWAIATALGVYRKIGVKVTRAGKLAWNGRQSTGRSEKVALLLAGGASALGSRARRSSTPRSMSLWQRPR from the coding sequence ATGAGCGAGGCGCTGCTCGATCATGCCACGGTGACCATGGCGGCGGGCTCGAAGAGCTTCGCCAGCGCCTCGAAACTGTTCGACCCCGCCACCCGCCGCGCCGCGCTGATGCTCTACGCCTGGTGTCGCCACTGTGACGACGTGATCGACGACCAGACCCTGGGCTTTTACAACGCGCCCTCGGAAGGCGAGCAAAAAGCGCAGAGCGAGGCGCGCCTGGCCGAGCTCAAGGCCCAGACCGCGCGCGCCTTCAAAGGCGAGCCGATGGAGGAGCCCGCCTTCGCCGCCTTCCAGGAAGTGGCGCTGACCCACGACATTCCGCCCTCCCAGGCCTTCGATCACCTGGAAGGCTACGCCATGGACGTGCGCGACGAGCGTTATGAAACCCTGGATGACACGCTGCGCTACTGCTACCACGTGGCCGGCGTGGTCGGGCTGATGATGGCCCGCGTGATGGGCGTGCGCGACGAGGCGGTACTCGATCGCGCCTGCGATTTGGGACTCGGCTTTCAGCTGACCAATATCGCCCGCGACATCGTCGAGGACGCCGAGGCGGGGCGCTGCTATGCGCCCGGGGAGTGGCTGCGTGAGGAGGGCTTGAGCGCCGAGGACATTCTCGACCCGAGCCAGCGCGAGGCGCTTGCGCGCGTCTCCAAGCGTTTGATCGCGGCGGCGGAGCCCTACTACGCCTCGGCGCGCATCGGCATCGAGCGGCTGCCGCTGCGCTCGGCCTGGGCGATCGCCACCGCGCTCGGGGTGTATCGCAAAATCGGTGTGAAGGTGACTCGCGCGGGCAAACTCGCCTGGAATGGGCGTCAAAGTACCGGGCGAAGTGAAAAAGTCGCGCTTTTGCTGGCCGGCGGGGCTAGCGCGCTGGGTTCTCGCGCTCGGCGGAGCTCGACGCCTCGCTCGATGAGCCTTTGGCAGCGCCCGCGCTAG
- the crtY gene encoding lycopene beta-cyclase CrtY, with amino-acid sequence MKQSYDLILVGAGLANALIAWRLGKRHPNLDVLVIESGSRPGGNHTWSFHQHDLSSEQHAWIEPFVAHRWPGYEVRFPAFSRHLKSDYLSVTAERFAKVLEDDLGERLLTDTRVATVTPTGVTLEDGTALTAAAVIDGRGPQASPHLTIGYQSFLGQQWRIKTPHGLTRPIMMDATVDQQGGYRFVYSLPLDDRTLLIEDTHYVDAADLDPALARDNLAAYAERQGWALETLEREEHGHLPITLDGDIDAFWQAAQNQPRSGLRAGLFHATTGYSLPHAVALADEIAAQTHFDAASLFQLIEDFARRRWRQQRFFRMLNRMLFLAGQPGRRWQVMQRFYTLNDGLIERFYAGRPTLLDKARIVSGKPPVPVREAIPAVLKQTPRLRAFKDE; translated from the coding sequence ATGAAGCAGTCGTATGATCTCATTCTCGTCGGCGCGGGGCTGGCCAACGCCCTGATCGCCTGGCGGCTTGGCAAGCGCCACCCGAACCTCGACGTGCTGGTGATCGAATCCGGCTCCCGCCCCGGCGGCAACCACACCTGGTCGTTTCACCAGCACGATTTGAGTTCTGAGCAGCACGCCTGGATTGAGCCATTCGTGGCGCATCGCTGGCCCGGCTACGAGGTGCGCTTTCCCGCGTTCAGCCGGCATCTAAAAAGCGACTACCTGAGCGTGACCGCCGAGCGCTTTGCGAAGGTGCTCGAGGATGATCTCGGCGAGCGGCTTTTGACAGATACCCGCGTTGCCACCGTCACCCCGACCGGCGTGACGCTCGAAGACGGCACGGCGCTCACAGCGGCCGCGGTGATCGACGGGCGCGGCCCACAAGCGTCGCCGCACCTGACCATCGGCTATCAGTCGTTTCTGGGCCAGCAGTGGCGGATCAAAACGCCCCACGGGCTGACCCGGCCGATCATGATGGACGCCACCGTTGATCAACAGGGCGGCTACCGCTTCGTCTACAGCCTGCCGCTCGATGACCGGACGCTTCTGATCGAGGACACCCACTACGTCGACGCGGCGGATTTGGACCCGGCGCTGGCCCGCGACAACCTTGCCGCCTACGCAGAGCGTCAGGGCTGGGCGCTCGAAACGCTGGAGCGCGAAGAGCACGGCCATCTGCCGATCACCCTGGACGGCGACATCGACGCCTTCTGGCAGGCGGCCCAGAACCAGCCCAGAAGCGGGCTGCGTGCCGGGCTCTTTCACGCCACCACCGGCTACTCGCTGCCCCACGCGGTGGCGCTGGCAGACGAGATCGCCGCGCAGACGCATTTCGACGCCGCGTCGCTGTTCCAGCTGATCGAAGATTTCGCGAGGCGGCGCTGGCGGCAGCAGCGGTTTTTTCGCATGCTCAACCGCATGCTGTTTCTGGCAGGCCAACCGGGCCGGCGCTGGCAGGTCATGCAGCGCTTCTACACGCTGAACGACGGTTTGATCGAGCGCTTCTACGCCGGTCGGCCCACGCTTTTGGACAAGGCGCGCATCGTCTCCGGCAAGCCCCCGGTGCCGGTGCGCGAGGCCATCCCGGCCGTGCTTAAACAAACCCCTCGGCTGCGAGCTTTTAAAGATGAGTAA
- a CDS encoding phytoene desaturase codes for MSKTIVIGAGFGGLALAIRLQAAGIPALLLESRDKPGGRAYVYEDEGFVFDAGPTVITDPSALEELFTLAGKSIDEYVELLPVTPFYRLCWESGEVFDYDNDQASLERQINHFNPKDVEGYHRFLDYSKAVFDEGYVKLGTVPFLSFRDMLRAAPQLAKLQAWKSVYAKVSQYIEDEHLRQAFSFHSLLVGGNPFATSSIYTLIHALERKWGVWFPRGGTGALVKGMAKLFEDLGGEILVNAKVERIEMQGNRARGVTLADGREIPARAVASNADVVHTYEKLLGHHPVGAKRAKKLKGKRMSNSLFVLYFGLDHNHTQLAHHTVCFGPRYRELIDEIFNSDELAEDFSLYLHAPCVTDPSLAPEGCGSYYVLAPVPHLGTAALDWDVEGPKLRERIFDYLEKHYMPGLRSQLVTHRTFTPFDFRDTLGAHQGSAFSIEPILTQSAWFRPHNLDSQIDNLYLVGAGTHPGAGIPGVIGSAKATAGLMVERLTSEKENA; via the coding sequence ATGAGTAAAACGATCGTAATTGGCGCGGGCTTTGGCGGCCTGGCGCTGGCCATTCGCCTGCAGGCCGCGGGCATTCCGGCGTTGCTTCTGGAAAGCCGCGACAAGCCCGGCGGGCGTGCCTACGTGTACGAGGACGAAGGCTTCGTGTTTGACGCCGGCCCCACGGTGATCACCGACCCGAGCGCCCTCGAGGAGCTTTTCACGCTTGCCGGTAAATCGATCGACGAGTACGTCGAGCTCTTACCCGTCACGCCGTTCTACCGGCTTTGCTGGGAGTCCGGCGAGGTGTTCGATTACGACAACGACCAGGCAAGCCTCGAGCGCCAGATCAATCACTTCAACCCAAAAGACGTCGAGGGCTACCACCGCTTTCTCGACTACTCGAAGGCGGTGTTCGACGAGGGCTACGTCAAGCTCGGCACGGTGCCGTTTTTGAGCTTTCGCGACATGCTGCGCGCCGCCCCCCAGCTTGCCAAACTGCAGGCCTGGAAGAGCGTTTACGCCAAGGTATCGCAGTACATCGAGGACGAGCACCTGCGCCAGGCGTTCTCGTTTCACTCGCTGCTGGTCGGCGGCAATCCGTTTGCCACCTCGTCGATCTACACGCTGATCCACGCGCTGGAGCGCAAATGGGGCGTGTGGTTTCCCCGTGGCGGCACCGGCGCGCTGGTCAAGGGCATGGCGAAGCTGTTTGAGGACCTCGGCGGCGAGATACTGGTCAACGCCAAGGTCGAGCGTATCGAGATGCAGGGCAACCGCGCCCGCGGCGTGACGCTTGCCGATGGCCGCGAAATCCCGGCGCGGGCCGTGGCGTCGAATGCCGACGTAGTGCACACCTACGAAAAACTCCTCGGCCACCACCCAGTAGGGGCGAAGCGAGCCAAAAAGCTCAAGGGCAAGCGCATGAGCAACTCGCTGTTCGTGCTCTACTTTGGCCTCGATCACAACCACACTCAGCTCGCCCACCACACGGTCTGCTTCGGGCCGCGCTATCGCGAGCTGATCGATGAAATCTTCAACAGCGATGAGCTGGCCGAGGATTTCTCGCTCTACCTGCACGCACCGTGTGTCACCGACCCCTCGCTTGCCCCCGAAGGCTGCGGCAGCTACTACGTGCTGGCGCCGGTGCCACATCTGGGCACCGCCGCGCTCGATTGGGACGTCGAAGGGCCGAAGCTGCGCGAGCGCATCTTCGACTATCTGGAGAAGCACTACATGCCGGGCTTGAGAAGCCAGCTCGTCACCCACCGCACGTTCACGCCGTTCGATTTTCGCGATACGCTCGGCGCCCACCAGGGCTCGGCGTTCTCGATCGAGCCGATTCTGACCCAGAGCGCCTGGTTTCGCCCGCACAACCTGGACAGCCAGATCGACAACCTGTATCTGGTCGGCGCCGGTACCCACCCGGGCGCGGGCATTCCCGGGGTGATCGGCTCCGCCAAGGCGACCGCCGGGTTGATGGTGGAGCGGCTAACGTCAGAGAAGGAAAACGCATGA